The Candidatus Hydrogenedentota bacterium genome includes a window with the following:
- a CDS encoding aldo/keto reductase: protein MRYQSLGDSGLDLPVVSFGAWAIGGWFWGGPDDENAVRAIHAALDAGITCIDTAPSYGMGHSEILVGRALRGRREGVILATKCGMRWDRAEGQKQLDTTMNDGTPCTIYRNGRPDSIIEECEQSLQRLETDVIDLYQIHWPDGTWPLDDTMEALLRLKEAGKIRAIGVSNFDPAMIRLCQTKGRVDSVQPRYNALQREPEAELLPFCVEQHIGVLAYSPIAQGLLTGRVTLERTFPEGDIRNKNVLYKTENRARIIEMLRRVEPLAQDLGVTLGQLYTAWLVHQPGVTTALVGARTEAQVHENARAGSLVLGDAALAFIREQAEALGTLG, encoded by the coding sequence ATGCGTTATCAATCACTCGGAGATTCGGGCCTCGATCTGCCCGTCGTCAGTTTCGGCGCGTGGGCCATCGGCGGCTGGTTCTGGGGCGGCCCCGACGATGAGAATGCGGTCCGGGCCATCCATGCGGCGCTGGATGCGGGAATTACGTGCATCGACACGGCCCCGAGCTACGGCATGGGCCACAGCGAAATTCTGGTGGGCCGGGCCTTGCGCGGCCGACGCGAAGGGGTCATTTTGGCCACCAAGTGCGGCATGCGCTGGGATCGGGCGGAGGGGCAGAAGCAGCTCGACACGACGATGAACGACGGCACGCCCTGCACCATTTACCGCAACGGGCGACCGGACTCCATCATCGAAGAGTGCGAGCAGAGCCTCCAGCGCCTCGAAACCGACGTGATTGATCTTTACCAGATCCACTGGCCCGACGGCACCTGGCCGCTGGACGATACCATGGAAGCGCTGCTCCGCCTGAAAGAAGCCGGGAAGATTCGGGCGATTGGCGTGAGCAATTTTGATCCGGCCATGATCCGCCTCTGCCAGACGAAGGGTCGGGTGGACAGCGTGCAGCCCCGCTACAATGCGCTCCAGCGCGAGCCCGAAGCGGAACTGCTTCCCTTCTGCGTGGAGCAGCATATTGGCGTGCTGGCCTACAGTCCCATTGCACAGGGCTTGCTGACGGGAAGGGTCACGTTGGAGCGCACCTTTCCCGAGGGCGATATCCGCAATAAGAATGTGCTCTACAAGACCGAGAATCGCGCCCGCATCATCGAGATGCTGCGCCGAGTCGAACCCCTGGCCCAGGATCTCGGCGTGACCCTGGGGCAGCTCTACACCGCCTGGCTTGTGCACCAGCCCGGTGTCACCACGGCGCTCGTGGGCGCCCGCACCGAGGCGCAGGTACACGAAAATGCCCGGGCGGGAAGCCTCGTGCTGGGCGATGCGGCCCTCGCGTTCATCCGGGAGCAAGCCGAGGCACTCGGGACGCTGGGGTAG
- a CDS encoding flagellar protein FlaG produces the protein MGVTGINSNPQGTLDAGRVPYVPEASAKPAASRLEARPEAPPESTSVEPEPRGVPQTLAVRQQLPPNTRLRVDEESNQIVAQILNENNEVVRQIPPEALLELSSKFNRLEGLLFDRES, from the coding sequence ATGGGAGTTACAGGCATTAACAGCAATCCCCAGGGGACGCTGGATGCCGGACGTGTTCCCTACGTCCCCGAAGCATCCGCCAAACCAGCCGCAAGCCGCCTGGAAGCCCGGCCCGAAGCACCGCCGGAATCGACCTCGGTCGAACCCGAGCCCCGCGGCGTGCCCCAGACCCTGGCCGTACGCCAGCAATTGCCGCCCAACACCCGCCTGCGCGTGGATGAAGAAAGCAATCAAATCGTCGCCCAGATCCTGAACGAAAACAATGAGGTCGTCCGGCAGATTCCGCCGGAGGCGTTGCTGGAATTGTCCAGCAAATTCAATCGCCTCGAAGGCCTCCTCTTTGATCGCGAATCCTGA
- a CDS encoding flagellin FliC, protein MGLRINTNVPALNSARTLDRSTRALNRSLERLSSGLRINRAADDAAGLAIAEGFRTEVRGSQVAQRNAQDGISLVQTADGALSQTTNILQRIRELSLQAANGTQSTNNRTALNTEVQELIAQVEDIALDTEFNGIAVLSANQSITLQSGSYVSQTLRVAVAGARTSDLRISAITVSTAAGAVAAISLVDVALASVNSLRGTLGAFQNRLEFTINTLAIQEENAAASESVIRDADIARETIQFTRNQILVNAGVNVLAQSNVVPQSALNLLGTT, encoded by the coding sequence ATGGGATTACGAATCAATACGAATGTCCCGGCGCTGAACAGCGCCCGGACGCTCGACCGCTCCACCCGCGCGTTGAACCGCAGTCTGGAGCGGTTGAGCAGCGGCCTGCGGATCAACCGCGCGGCCGATGACGCGGCGGGCCTCGCTATCGCCGAGGGTTTCCGCACGGAAGTACGCGGGTCCCAGGTGGCCCAGCGCAACGCCCAGGACGGCATCAGCCTTGTCCAGACGGCGGACGGCGCCCTGAGCCAGACCACGAATATCCTCCAGCGCATTCGCGAGCTTTCTCTTCAGGCGGCCAACGGCACCCAGAGCACCAACAACCGCACCGCCCTGAACACCGAAGTACAGGAACTCATCGCCCAGGTGGAAGATATCGCCCTGGACACGGAGTTCAACGGGATTGCGGTGCTCAGCGCCAACCAGTCCATCACCCTGCAGTCCGGTTCCTACGTGAGCCAGACGTTGCGCGTTGCGGTTGCGGGAGCGCGCACCTCGGACCTGCGCATCAGCGCCATTACCGTCAGCACGGCGGCCGGCGCCGTGGCCGCCATCAGCCTGGTGGACGTGGCCCTGGCCAGTGTCAACAGCCTTCGCGGAACCCTGGGCGCCTTTCAAAACCGCCTGGAGTTCACGATCAATACCTTGGCCATCCAGGAGGAAAACGCGGCCGCGTCGGAAAGTGTAATCCGCGATGCCGATATCGCCCGGGAAACCATCCAGTTCACCCGGAACCAGATCCTCGTGAATGCCGGTGTTAATGTTCTCGCCCAGTCCAACGTGGTCCCACAGTCCGCGTTGAACCTGCTGGGTACTACCTGA
- a CDS encoding flagellin FliC: protein MGLRINTNVASLNAARTLQRSTISLNRSLERLSSGLRINRAADDAAGLAIADGFNSVVRGSQVAQRNTQDGVSLVQTAEGALSETTNILQRVRELAVQASNGTQSTDNRLALTREVNELIGQINDIATNTQFNGISVLSSAQTVTLQTGAYVSQTLTVRVSGARAADIGVSAVTLSVASLAVAAISTVDNALRSVNTLRSTFGAFQNRLEFTINTLAIQEENSAAAESVIRDADIARETIQFTRNQILVSAGTSVLAQSNVVPQTALQLLG from the coding sequence ATGGGACTCAGAATCAATACCAACGTCGCGTCATTGAACGCGGCCCGGACGCTCCAGCGTTCAACCATTTCTCTCAATCGTTCATTGGAACGCCTCTCCAGCGGCCTGCGGATCAACCGCGCGGCCGACGACGCGGCGGGCCTGGCCATCGCCGACGGCTTCAACTCCGTCGTCCGCGGGTCGCAGGTCGCCCAGCGCAACACGCAGGACGGCGTCAGCCTCGTGCAGACGGCGGAAGGCGCGTTGAGCGAAACCACCAACATTCTCCAGCGTGTTCGCGAGCTTGCGGTGCAGGCCTCCAACGGCACGCAGAGCACGGACAACCGTCTGGCGCTGACGCGCGAAGTGAATGAATTGATCGGCCAGATCAACGACATCGCGACGAACACCCAGTTCAACGGCATCAGCGTGCTGAGCAGCGCACAAACGGTAACGCTCCAGACGGGCGCCTACGTGAGCCAGACCCTGACGGTCCGGGTCAGCGGCGCGCGCGCGGCGGATATCGGCGTGAGCGCGGTGACCCTTTCGGTCGCTTCGCTGGCGGTGGCCGCGATCAGTACGGTGGACAACGCGCTTCGCAGCGTGAACACCCTCCGGAGCACCTTCGGTGCCTTCCAGAACCGCCTCGAGTTCACCATCAACACCCTGGCCATCCAGGAAGAGAACTCGGCCGCGGCGGAGAGTGTCATCCGCGACGCCGACATCGCCCGTGAAACCATCCAGTTTACGCGCAACCAGATCCTGGTCAGTGCGGGCACCTCGGTGCTGGCGCAGTCCAATGTGGTTCCGCAGACGGCCCTCCAGTTGCTCGGTTAG
- a CDS encoding flagellin FliC has translation MGLRINTNVSALNTSRVLRRSTGDLNKSLERLSSGLRINRAADDAAGLAIAEGFRSVVRGSQVSQRNSQDGVSLVQTAEGALSETTNILQRIRELAVQASNGTQSTDNRLALTREVNELIGQINDIATNTQFNGISVLSSAQTVTLQAGAYVSQTLTIRVSGARAADIGVSAVTLSVASLAVAAISTVDNALRSVNTLRSTLGAFQNRLEFTINTLAIQEENSASSESAIRDADMAQETIAFTRNQILVSAGTSILAQANVVPQTALQLLG, from the coding sequence ATGGGACTTCGCATCAATACCAACGTTTCCGCGCTGAACACATCCCGCGTTCTGCGCCGCTCCACGGGCGATTTGAACAAGAGCCTGGAGCGCCTTTCCAGCGGCCTCCGGATCAACCGGGCCGCCGATGACGCGGCGGGACTGGCGATTGCAGAAGGATTTCGGTCCGTAGTACGCGGTTCACAGGTGTCGCAGCGCAATTCGCAGGACGGCGTCAGCCTCGTGCAGACGGCGGAAGGCGCGCTGAGCGAGACGACCAACATTCTTCAGCGCATCCGCGAACTGGCGGTGCAGGCCTCCAACGGCACGCAGAGCACCGACAACCGTCTGGCGCTCACGCGCGAAGTGAACGAACTGATCGGCCAGATCAACGATATCGCCACGAACACGCAGTTCAACGGCATCAGCGTGCTGAGCAGCGCGCAGACCGTGACGCTGCAGGCGGGCGCCTACGTCAGCCAGACCCTCACGATCCGGGTCAGCGGCGCGCGCGCGGCGGATATCGGCGTGAGCGCGGTGACCCTTTCGGTCGCTTCGCTGGCGGTGGCCGCGATCAGTACGGTGGACAACGCGCTGCGCAGCGTGAACACGCTCCGCAGCACGCTGGGCGCGTTCCAGAACCGCCTGGAGTTCACGATCAATACCCTGGCGATCCAGGAAGAGAACTCGGCGTCCTCCGAAAGCGCCATCCGCGATGCGGATATGGCCCAGGAGACGATCGCCTTCACCCGGAATCAGATCCTGGTGAGCGCGGGCACGTCGATTCTCGCCCAGGCCAACGTGGTGCCCCAGACGGCGCTGCAGTTGCTGGGATAG
- a CDS encoding VCBS repeat-containing protein, producing MTEIFRPIATGITLLGLTATVASAELAFDKQRIGTGTYEAGSLFDVDNDGSMDIVCGEYWHPGPEFTASHLIGKIYTEAEYYDDFSNYPLDVNGDGFLDVVSGGWFNKKVVWRENPKGQPVEWTVHEVAEVGNVERGCFWDIDGDGHVEAVPNLPNNGIAIFILERDAAGKGTGTFKRVDVYAEPQGHGLGFGDVNGDGRGDLIMHLGWLEAPEKPFEQPWTYHAELALGEASIPIIVHDMNKDGKSDLIAGSGHDYGLAWYEQGEADGKRTWTKHDIETDRSQFHEMVLADLDNDGAPELITGKRYRAHNDGDPGAADPVGLYYYPLTGGEIKRHVIDFGPGDTAAGTGIYLWVDDVDRNGWKDVLAPGKGGVYLFKNLGMK from the coding sequence ATGACTGAAATATTCCGCCCGATTGCCACGGGAATCACCCTTCTTGGACTCACGGCCACCGTAGCCAGCGCCGAGTTGGCCTTTGACAAGCAGCGAATCGGTACGGGAACCTACGAGGCGGGCTCGCTCTTCGACGTGGACAACGACGGCAGTATGGATATAGTCTGCGGGGAGTACTGGCACCCCGGCCCGGAGTTCACCGCGTCACACCTGATAGGCAAGATCTACACCGAGGCCGAATACTACGACGACTTCTCCAACTATCCGCTGGACGTGAACGGGGATGGCTTCCTGGACGTGGTTTCGGGGGGCTGGTTCAACAAGAAAGTGGTCTGGCGCGAGAATCCCAAGGGCCAGCCGGTGGAGTGGACGGTCCACGAGGTTGCCGAAGTGGGCAACGTGGAGCGGGGCTGCTTCTGGGATATCGACGGCGACGGCCATGTGGAGGCGGTGCCGAACCTGCCCAACAACGGCATCGCCATCTTCATTCTTGAGCGGGACGCCGCCGGCAAGGGCACGGGTACCTTCAAGCGGGTGGATGTCTATGCGGAGCCGCAAGGCCATGGGCTGGGCTTTGGCGACGTGAATGGGGACGGTCGCGGCGACCTGATCATGCACCTGGGCTGGCTGGAAGCGCCGGAGAAGCCCTTTGAGCAGCCTTGGACCTACCACGCCGAGCTCGCGCTGGGCGAAGCCAGCATCCCGATCATCGTTCACGATATGAACAAGGACGGCAAGAGCGACCTCATCGCCGGCAGCGGCCACGACTATGGCCTGGCCTGGTATGAACAGGGCGAAGCCGACGGCAAGCGCACCTGGACGAAGCACGACATCGAGACGGACCGCTCCCAGTTCCACGAGATGGTGCTGGCGGATCTGGACAACGACGGCGCTCCCGAACTGATTACCGGCAAGCGGTATCGCGCCCACAACGACGGCGACCCCGGCGCGGCGGATCCGGTGGGCCTGTACTACTACCCCCTGACGGGCGGAGAAATTAAGCGCCACGTGATCGATTTCGGCCCCGGCGACACCGCGGCCGGCACGGGCATCTACCTCTGGGTGGACGACGTGGACCGGAACGGCTGGAAGGATGTTCTGGCGCCCGGCAAAGGCGGCGTGTATCTCTTCAAGAACCTGGGGATGAAGTAA
- a CDS encoding cation acetate symporter, which translates to MLYSTSPAAIMVFVFFVATVLGLSFYLGRRGQSAKGYYTAHGQIHWAVNGVAFAGDYLSAASFLGICGLIAFYGYDGFLYSIGYLAGWVVALFVIAEPIKRLGKFTFADALDSRYDSQAIKLAVAISTLVVSAFYLIPQMVGAGALITPLLGLPHYAGVLIVGVTVTLIVVTAGMVSTTWVQFIKGFLLVLFCAALTIMILGRGFKTTPQEAPRSPESVRAEVTAQGGQIDEKAWPDKPYVKVTSAEGVESVLRVTDAGWVATQTLVVKADGTKLVNGQPQSMDHDLTPVGTVSALPGGVESTGAVGPVEYFDTLRQSTVTTWSKEELKSGDTKTVVYYPVQKSGADLLTPGGYFKGMTSPKFTDKLDFISLMLALFCGTASLPHILIRYYTVKDQASARKSTVVGIAAIGFFYVLTLYLGLGAMTSGAMDVTDSNMAAPLLARTFSEMMFAVISAIAFTTVLGTVSGLIMAGSGAVAHDLLENYFQIPMNDHQKVLYGKFAAVFLGVGAMILGVLFKDFNVSFLVGWAFNIAASANLPALVMMLFWRRTTKQGIAAAVFVGMTTSLIWILISGDTYSKVYGWDPTTSIIPFSQPALVTIPLGFLVLIVVSLLTPKPEHSVAEELAEA; encoded by the coding sequence ATGCTTTATTCGACTTCGCCCGCGGCCATCATGGTCTTTGTCTTTTTCGTGGCCACCGTGCTGGGCCTGTCCTTCTACCTGGGCCGGCGCGGCCAGAGCGCCAAAGGCTATTACACGGCCCACGGCCAGATTCACTGGGCCGTGAACGGCGTCGCCTTCGCGGGGGATTACCTCAGCGCGGCCTCCTTCCTCGGCATTTGCGGCCTGATCGCCTTTTATGGCTACGACGGCTTCCTCTACTCCATCGGCTATCTCGCCGGCTGGGTGGTGGCGCTTTTCGTTATCGCCGAGCCCATCAAGCGCCTCGGCAAGTTCACCTTCGCCGACGCGCTGGACAGCCGCTACGACTCCCAGGCGATCAAGCTGGCCGTGGCCATTTCCACGCTGGTCGTCAGCGCCTTCTACCTCATTCCTCAGATGGTGGGCGCGGGCGCGCTGATTACGCCCCTGCTGGGCCTGCCCCACTATGCGGGCGTCCTGATCGTAGGCGTCACCGTGACCCTCATCGTGGTTACGGCGGGCATGGTCTCCACCACCTGGGTACAGTTCATCAAAGGCTTCCTGCTGGTGCTGTTCTGCGCCGCCCTCACCATCATGATCCTCGGGCGCGGCTTCAAGACCACGCCCCAGGAAGCGCCCCGGAGTCCCGAGAGCGTCCGGGCCGAAGTGACCGCTCAGGGCGGTCAGATCGATGAAAAAGCCTGGCCCGACAAACCCTACGTGAAAGTGACCTCCGCCGAGGGGGTCGAATCCGTGCTCCGCGTGACCGATGCCGGCTGGGTGGCCACCCAGACCCTCGTGGTGAAAGCCGATGGCACGAAGCTGGTCAACGGACAGCCCCAGTCGATGGATCACGACCTGACGCCCGTGGGCACCGTCTCCGCCCTGCCCGGCGGCGTGGAGTCGACCGGCGCCGTGGGTCCCGTGGAATACTTCGACACCCTGCGCCAGTCGACGGTGACCACTTGGAGCAAGGAAGAGCTCAAATCGGGCGATACCAAGACCGTGGTGTACTACCCGGTCCAGAAGAGCGGCGCCGATTTGCTTACGCCGGGCGGCTACTTCAAAGGTATGACTTCGCCGAAATTTACCGACAAGCTTGACTTCATCTCCCTCATGCTCGCCCTCTTCTGCGGCACGGCCTCCCTGCCGCACATCCTGATCCGCTACTACACCGTGAAGGACCAGGCTTCGGCCCGAAAGAGCACCGTGGTGGGCATCGCCGCCATCGGCTTCTTCTATGTGCTCACCCTCTACCTCGGCCTGGGCGCCATGACCTCCGGCGCCATGGACGTGACCGACAGCAACATGGCCGCGCCCCTGCTGGCCCGCACCTTCAGCGAAATGATGTTCGCCGTCATCTCCGCCATCGCCTTCACGACCGTGCTCGGCACCGTCTCCGGCCTCATCATGGCCGGCTCCGGCGCGGTGGCTCACGACCTGCTGGAGAATTATTTCCAGATCCCCATGAATGATCACCAGAAAGTGCTCTACGGCAAGTTCGCCGCCGTGTTCCTCGGGGTCGGCGCCATGATCCTCGGCGTCCTCTTCAAGGACTTCAACGTGAGCTTCCTGGTCGGCTGGGCCTTCAACATCGCCGCCTCCGCCAACCTGCCCGCCCTGGTGATGATGCTCTTCTGGCGCCGCACCACCAAGCAGGGTATTGCCGCCGCCGTGTTTGTGGGTATGACCACCTCCCTGATCTGGATCCTGATCTCCGGAGACACCTATTCCAAAGTCTACGGCTGGGACCCCACAACCTCGATCATCCCCTTCAGCCAGCCCGCCCTGGTGACCATCCCCCTGGGATTCCTGGTGCTCATCGTGGTGTCGCTGCTGACCCCGAAGCCAGAGCACTCCGTGGCCGAGGAGTTGGCGGAGGCGTAA
- a CDS encoding DUF485 domain-containing protein, with amino-acid sequence MHYHEDHSHVVNRNARYGLILFAIYVALYGGFVFLAVFRTEVMGAIMPGGANLAIAYGFALIGAALALALVYVFLCGKAVPQSAAGDAEQKARNNETESH; translated from the coding sequence ATGCATTACCACGAAGATCATTCCCACGTCGTCAACCGCAACGCGCGGTATGGCCTTATTCTGTTCGCGATATACGTCGCGCTGTACGGCGGATTCGTGTTTCTCGCCGTGTTCCGCACGGAAGTCATGGGCGCCATCATGCCGGGCGGGGCGAACCTCGCCATTGCCTACGGATTCGCGCTGATCGGCGCGGCCCTGGCCCTCGCCCTGGTCTACGTGTTCCTATGCGGCAAGGCGGTGCCCCAGTCGGCCGCCGGCGACGCCGAGCAGAAAGCCCGCAACAACGAGACGGAGTCCCACTGA
- a CDS encoding DUF1559 domain-containing protein — MKHKGFTLIELLVVIAIIGILAAILLPALARAREAARRASCQNNLKQWGLVFKMYANESKGELYPEIAQYRTTPGYQCRDTSTGKNFPTNAQILPTATESRTAFHAKVGRIYPEYLTDPNIYICPSEANPGLVANPDSGEPWIHLECADYDYGSSQTDESYLYMGFVLDDFETATVPAAAFNSDPAFASFTLPNQLAAVLFWLDDQGTFDACNNPINTSTVATATGGLIPANSGNAKGTSIARLREGAERFLITDINNAGASSKAQSTLQISADIASVTPTGYNHIPGGCNVLFMDGHVEFRKLGETGFSSKAFAALTGVGGA; from the coding sequence ATGAAACACAAAGGATTTACCCTTATCGAACTGCTGGTGGTTATTGCAATCATCGGTATCCTTGCGGCGATTCTACTGCCGGCGCTGGCCCGAGCGCGCGAAGCCGCCCGCCGTGCCAGTTGCCAGAACAACCTGAAACAGTGGGGCTTGGTGTTTAAGATGTACGCCAACGAAAGCAAAGGCGAACTTTATCCCGAAATTGCTCAATATCGCACAACACCGGGCTACCAATGTCGAGATACGTCGACGGGTAAGAACTTCCCTACAAACGCCCAGATCCTTCCGACAGCCACAGAATCCCGCACGGCTTTCCACGCCAAGGTTGGACGGATTTATCCCGAGTACTTGACGGATCCGAACATTTACATTTGCCCGTCGGAAGCGAACCCGGGTCTGGTGGCGAATCCCGACTCGGGCGAACCGTGGATCCACCTTGAGTGTGCCGACTACGACTACGGCAGCTCCCAGACAGACGAGAGCTACCTGTACATGGGATTCGTACTGGACGATTTCGAGACGGCGACCGTTCCCGCCGCCGCGTTCAACTCCGATCCGGCTTTTGCGTCCTTCACACTTCCGAATCAGCTCGCCGCCGTGCTGTTCTGGTTGGACGATCAGGGCACTTTCGACGCCTGCAATAACCCCATCAATACGAGTACCGTTGCCACGGCCACGGGTGGCCTGATCCCCGCGAACTCCGGTAATGCCAAGGGCACTTCCATTGCCCGCCTTCGTGAAGGCGCGGAGCGCTTTCTGATCACGGATATCAACAATGCCGGCGCAAGCTCCAAGGCCCAGAGCACGCTTCAGATCTCCGCCGACATCGCTTCGGTCACGCCGACGGGCTACAACCACATCCCCGGCGGTTGCAACGTGCTGTTCATGGACGGACACGTTGAATTCCGTAAGCTGGGCGAGACCGGCTTCTCCTCCAAGGCCTTCGCGGCCCTGACGGGTGTAGGCGGCGCCTGA
- a CDS encoding DUF1559 domain-containing protein, translating to MRKNGFTLIELLVVIAIIGILAAILLPALARAREAARRASCQNNLKQLGIIYKMYANESKGEKWPPLHGDEIYGDDSNCPNCDNTLDDSDFMADMSKLYPEYLTDPAVLICPSDAGLEGSTAESIDLVVDNGTGLCPRTCVGQITQSDESYSYNGYLTDKTEDTHPTVPSAILGLTPGTLLVNAQIAAVLAYALIGNGTPYLGENPLTFDNPATPNINEDNDQFMDNDVNAASIPLVGGVFNPLNIGSGDGDVILRLREGVERFVITDINNPGASARAQSTVPVTYDTIASGEAEAGGIGLYNHIPGGANVLYMDGHVEFSKYPGKFPASKSYAGLVSFFG from the coding sequence ATGAGGAAGAATGGTTTTACACTGATTGAGTTGCTGGTGGTCATTGCGATCATCGGCATTCTGGCGGCGATCCTGTTGCCGGCGCTTGCCCGCGCCCGCGAGGCCGCCCGGAGGGCCAGTTGCCAGAACAATCTCAAGCAACTCGGCATAATCTACAAGATGTACGCCAATGAGAGTAAAGGCGAGAAGTGGCCCCCGCTCCATGGCGACGAGATCTACGGCGACGACAGCAACTGTCCGAATTGCGACAATACGCTGGACGACAGTGATTTCATGGCCGATATGAGCAAGCTCTATCCCGAATACCTGACCGATCCGGCGGTGCTCATCTGCCCGTCGGATGCCGGCCTCGAAGGCAGCACCGCGGAGTCCATCGACCTGGTGGTTGACAACGGCACCGGCCTTTGCCCTCGAACCTGCGTCGGTCAGATCACACAGAGCGACGAGAGCTACTCGTACAATGGGTATCTCACGGATAAGACGGAAGACACCCACCCGACGGTTCCCTCCGCAATTCTCGGGCTGACCCCCGGTACGCTTCTGGTCAACGCGCAGATCGCGGCCGTGTTGGCCTATGCGCTCATCGGAAACGGGACGCCGTACCTGGGCGAGAATCCTCTCACCTTCGACAATCCCGCCACGCCGAATATCAACGAAGACAACGATCAGTTCATGGACAACGACGTCAACGCCGCCAGCATCCCCCTTGTGGGCGGTGTCTTCAACCCCCTGAACATCGGGTCGGGTGACGGCGACGTGATACTCCGCCTCCGTGAAGGTGTGGAGCGCTTTGTCATCACGGACATCAACAACCCGGGCGCATCGGCGAGAGCGCAGAGCACCGTGCCGGTAACCTATGACACGATCGCCTCCGGCGAAGCGGAAGCGGGTGGCATCGGCCTCTACAACCACATACCGGGCGGGGCCAATGTGCTGTACATGGACGGCCACGTGGAATTCTCGAAATATCCGGGCAAATTCCCCGCCAGTAAGAGCTATGCCGGTCTGGTGAGCTTCTTCGGATAA
- a CDS encoding DUF3748 domain-containing protein, with protein MGRISIMFALAAVAAGILGAGAQEKQLTTSPKNHDLDNNDNFSPDGKYLCYDTRNMDGPGIDNGQEIYVVEIATGKETLLYTPPKVVIGEGAAPGVGAVSFSGTENRVAFIHGPAVEEVAERGPYAKPNRQGATVMTDGSGTPAKQGGFEKSWLDARDVATDRDTTPGAHRGGTHRHEFTLDGQRIGFTYDDFLLPQYSRTVGFMAPHAKAPLGASHYFANLVPVVPTGTAKPGEVEMASADSWVGRHGLMRAFIGKVRNDDGETYETSLFVVDIPADVDVTTADSGGPDRYPTPPKGTAIRRLTHTWAGGTVRGSEDGKRIAYHAKAPDGTTQVFVIASDGSDKSSDPEKQPKQATHLPEGSADGIRWHPSGNTVFSFSNNGIVATCVKPGPLFGRSVFLTPQGDSPDRIKLTSSQDGAMLAFNKAVPTKGPDGKIVKAFDGTDILQIFTLPFPDKNGDGIVDGLGE; from the coding sequence ATGGGACGGATCAGCATTATGTTCGCACTTGCCGCAGTCGCCGCGGGAATCCTGGGGGCCGGCGCCCAGGAAAAGCAGCTCACCACCAGCCCGAAGAACCACGACCTGGACAACAACGACAACTTCTCGCCGGACGGGAAATATCTTTGTTACGACACGCGCAACATGGACGGTCCCGGTATCGACAACGGCCAGGAAATCTACGTGGTGGAAATTGCGACGGGCAAAGAAACGCTGCTGTATACCCCGCCGAAAGTGGTCATCGGCGAAGGCGCCGCGCCCGGCGTGGGCGCCGTGTCTTTCTCGGGAACGGAGAACCGCGTGGCCTTTATTCACGGGCCGGCCGTGGAGGAAGTTGCCGAGCGCGGCCCCTACGCGAAACCCAATCGTCAGGGCGCCACGGTCATGACGGACGGCAGCGGCACGCCCGCAAAGCAAGGCGGTTTTGAGAAGAGCTGGCTGGACGCCCGCGATGTGGCCACCGACCGCGACACGACGCCCGGCGCGCACCGGGGCGGCACGCATCGCCACGAGTTCACGCTGGACGGCCAGCGCATCGGCTTTACCTACGACGATTTTCTGCTGCCTCAGTACAGCAGGACGGTCGGCTTCATGGCGCCCCATGCGAAGGCCCCGCTCGGCGCGAGTCACTACTTCGCCAACCTGGTTCCGGTCGTTCCCACCGGCACCGCAAAACCCGGCGAAGTTGAAATGGCGTCGGCGGACTCCTGGGTGGGCCGCCACGGCCTTATGCGCGCCTTCATCGGCAAGGTGCGCAACGACGACGGCGAGACCTACGAGACCTCCCTCTTTGTTGTCGATATCCCGGCGGATGTGGATGTGACCACGGCGGATTCGGGCGGCCCGGATCGCTACCCGACGCCGCCCAAAGGCACAGCCATCCGGCGCCTGACCCACACGTGGGCCGGGGGCACCGTGCGCGGCAGTGAAGACGGCAAGCGGATCGCCTATCACGCCAAAGCGCCTGATGGCACGACCCAGGTGTTTGTCATCGCCTCCGACGGTTCGGACAAGTCGTCCGACCCCGAGAAGCAGCCGAAGCAGGCCACGCATTTGCCCGAAGGCTCGGCCGACGGCATTCGCTGGCATCCGTCCGGCAATACGGTCTTCAGCTTCAGCAACAACGGTATCGTGGCGACGTGTGTGAAGCCTGGTCCGCTTTTCGGCCGCTCGGTATTCCTCACGCCCCAGGGCGACAGCCCGGACCGCATCAAGCTGACCAGTTCGCAGGACGGCGCCATGCTGGCCTTTAACAAAGCGGTGCCCACAAAGGGCCCGGACGGCAAAATCGTAAAAGCCTTTGACGGCACCGATATCCTCCAGATTTTCACCCTGCCCTTCCCCGACAAAAATGGGGACGGTATCGTGGACGGCCTCGGCGAGTAG